A part of Liolophura sinensis isolate JHLJ2023 chromosome 1, CUHK_Ljap_v2, whole genome shotgun sequence genomic DNA contains:
- the LOC135480758 gene encoding uncharacterized protein LOC135480758 codes for MAVTLSHCKLHSKENTMPTTTTGTSQNDSSTSVNKVSNGSAESGFHKSLSATSDPMERFKYETKYVVLGFMKNLPKDVNQRTWTPVSSTPSSETGDIFVAKGPRKNYKALPKKRKHKHMCHFESQITKHERECKTDSELVHNDYDEYCGTVFPHSSKAKDKFIAQMGVHGKEGLSERKNHQKENTEDQNLLSSNVHQGINNPSSSHPIQDNDISESGSSRDIFNRSISVGSSKGDGSSITDADDEMESNSSHSSQRLHGMASGTNSDTAMFDEDIVVDGLPEESSTDSLEIPGYPIECKLMNDEHAGGEVRKMTLSSSNTIVPGSCENGDSPVSLGDEDPFKDQSPKSLRRADLHLNLDSHGIFRPESNITESFQEVIEESSSQLESEVNDAIAQGKLTPTQLGTAANLGSLETKVAQLLVTIADRVEAQYGHQLEMAVQTAFRVDLREIPYEQFSNAVTGVIDESLNGWAQVALCLLYSQHLTLAAIQSGQRRVGYLFDYTARLVADKAAHFIINQGGWSSLAQVDIDSSVSPLSLSQGSGESSRVPSPCKFQPLQIKSGPPSPGPLPEEGPTDHHSSSEESTSSLSEQTSHDNSHTWSTYCALTLIRRAHYFGLSFSVVAAFAVVGIAVLLSKH; via the exons ATGGCTGTCACGCTGTCGCACTGTAAACTACATTCAAAGGAAAATACtatgccaacaacaacaacgggaACGTCACAAAATGACAGCTCAACTTCGGTGAACAAAGTTTCAAATGGGTCTGCTGAGAGTGGTTTTCACAAATCTCTGTCTGCCACTTCTGATCCAATGGAAAGATTCAAGTACGAAACAAAGTATGTTGTTTTGGGCTTTATGAAAAACTTGCCAAAAGACGTAAACCAAAGAACCTGGACTCCAGTGTCGTCCACTCCATCGTCAGAAACTGGTGACATATTCGTGGCGAAAGGCCCAAGAAAAAACTACAAAGCCTTGCCTAAAAAACGCAAACATAAACATATGTGTCATTTTGAGTCTCAAATAACGAAACATGAGAGGGAATGTAAGACAGATAGTGAACTTGTACATAATGATTATGATGAGTATTGTGGGACAGTTTTCCCTCACTCCTCCAAAGCCAAAGATAAGTTCATTGCACAAATGGGGGTCCACGGAAAAGAAGGATTGTCTGAAAGGAAGAATCATCAGAAAGAAAATACAGAAGATCAAAATCTATTATCATCCAATGTCCACCAAGGTATTAACAACCCATCATCATCTCATCCCATACAAGATAATGATATTTCTGAATCGGGATCTAGTCGTGACATTTTTAACCGTTCTATAAGCGTGGGCAGCAGTAAAGGAGATGGTAGCAGCATTACTGATGCTGATGATGAGATGGAGAGCAATTCATCTCACAGTTCTCAGAGATTACATGGAATGGCCAGTGGAACCAACTCTGATACTGCTATGTTTGATGAAGACATTGTTGTTGATGGACTCCCAGAAGAATCCAGTACTGATAGCCTTGAGATACCTGGATATCCTATAGAATGCAAACTGATGAATGATGAACATGCAGGAGGTGAGGTCAGAAAGATGACACTGTCTAGCTCAAATACCATTGTGCCTGGATCTTGTGAGAACGGTGATTCACCCGTCAGCCTTGGTGATGAAGATCCATTCAAAGACCAGTCTCCAAAATCACTGCGCAGAGCTGACCTTCATTTGAACTTAGACAGCCATGGAATTTTTCGCCCAGAGTCAAATATTACAGAGTCTTTCCAGGAAGTAATTGAGGAAAGCTCATCTCAACTAGAATCTGAAGTCAATGATG CAATCGCACAGGGTAAACTTACACCAACACAGCTTGGAACAGCTGCAAACCTTGGATCACTCGAGACGAAGGTCGCTCAATTATTGGTCACGATTGCTGACCGCGTGGAAGCCCAGTATGGTCATCAATTGGAGATGGCTGTACAGACTGCTTTCCGTGTGGACTTGAGAGAAATTCCCTATGAGCAGTTCAGCAATGCTGTGACAGGTGTCATAGATGAATCACTGAATGGATGGGCTCAG gttgcttTGTGTCTATTATACAGCCAGCACCTGACCCTGGCTGCGATACAGTCTGGTCAGCGTAGAGTGGGCTATCTCTTTGACTACACGGCCCGTCTTGTGGCGGACAAGGCTGCTCACTTTATCATCAACCAAGGAGGATGG AGCTCCTTGGCCCAAGTTGACATTGACAGTTCTGTATCTCCTCTCAGCTTGTCCCAAGGATCTGGGGAATCCTCCAGAGTGCCAAGTCCCTGTAAATTTCAGCCATTACAGATTAAGTCTGGTCCTCCCAGTCCTGGCCCATTGCCCGAGGAGGGGCCTACAGATCACCACTCCTCTAGTGAGGAGTCAACCAGCTCTCTCTCAGAACAGACATCACATGATAATTCTCATACCTGGTCGACTTACTGTGCCTTGACTCTCATACGAAGAGCACATTATTTTGGACTTAGTTTTTCTGTAGTAGCTGCTTTTGCAGTTGTGGGAATTGCAGTTTTGTTAAGTAAACATTGA
- the LOC135474924 gene encoding novel acetylcholine receptor chaperone-like — protein MKMGSVALTVLSMTIGFFFIFVGTLKLTPSVNTEVYKEMRRSFIRNAKVFPFVKQTGWKPNPHVYRKVIGTLEVVCGVTLVVIPGPLKDIANVFLLMVMLNDIYTHYALQEGLDRMTPAIVFLLLLACRLVIHIQVKSRDRRTVFDKQKPFPERAEPTESSGGDKKQQ, from the exons ATGAAGATGGGTTCCGTTGCGCTCACGGTTCTCTCTATGACTATTGggttcttttttatatttgttggAACCCTAAAACTAACCCCGTCTGTGAACACAGAGGTTTACAAGGAAATG AGGAGAAGCTTTATTCGCAATGCGAAAGTTTTTCCCTTTGTGAAGCAGACTGGCTGGAAGCCTAACCCTCATGTGTACAGGAAGGTGATTGGTACCTTGGAGGTGGTATGTGGAGTAACGCTGGTCGTTATTCCAG GGCCACTGAAAGACATCGCAAATGTATTTCTACTGATGGTAATGTTAAATGACATTTACACCCACTATGCCTTACAAGAGGGATTGGACCGAATGACCCCGGCTATTGTCTTCTTATTGTTGCTGGCTTGTCGTCTCGTCATCCACATACAGGTTAAGAGTAGAGACCGCAGAACTGTGTTTGACAAACAGAAGCCTTTCCCAGAGCGAGCAGAACCCACAGAGTCTAGCGGTGGAGACAAGAAACAACAGTAA